The Agromyces mariniharenae sequence AGATCGGGGCGGAGCCGGCGGCCTCGGCCGCGTCGTCCTGGCCCTCGGGGCTGGCGACGTACGAGAAGTACGACTTCACGAGCTCGACGTTCTCCGACTCGGCGTACTCCTGGCAGCCGATGAGGTAGCTCACGAGGATGATCGGGTAGACGCCGGCTTCCTCGGTCGCGTGGTCGACCTCGATCGCGAGGTCGCCCTCCGAGCGGCCCTCGGCGAGCGGCGAGGCGTCGACGACCGCAGCGGCGGCCTCGGGCGAGTACGCGACGTACTCGTCGCCGACCTTGATCGACACCGTGCCGAGGTCGCCGGCGCGCGACGCGTCGGCGTAGCCGATGGTGCCGGTGCCGTTGGTCACCGCGTCGACGACGCCCGAGGTGCCCTGCGCGCCCTCGCCGCTCTCGAGCGGCCACACGCCGTCGGGCTCGAAGGTCCACACGTCGGGGGCGGTGGCGGACAGGTAGTCCGTGAAGTTCTCGGTCGTGCCCGAGTCGTCGGAGCGGTGCACCGGGGTGATCGCCTGGTCGGGCAGCGTCGCGTCGGGGTTCTGGTCGGCGATCGCCGGGTCGTTCCACTGGGTGATCGTGCCGGCGAAGATGCCCGCGACGGTCGCCGCGTCGAGGTCGAGCGTGTCCACGCCCTCGACGTTGAAGATCACGGCGATCGGGGAGATGTAGACGGGGAGCTCGACGATGTCGGTGTCGGGCGCGCACTTGGCGAAGCCGCCGGCGCCGATCTCCTCGTCGTTGAACGCGCGGTCGGAACCGGCGAAGTCGCTGGCGCCCTCGAGGAAGGTCTCGCGGCCCGCGCCCGAGCCCGAGGGGTCGTAGTCGATCGTGACGTCGGGGTTCGCCGTCTGGAACGCGGCGATCCAGGCCTGCTGGGCGGCGTCCTGCGAGGACGCGCCGGCGCCGACGAGGTTGCCCGAGAGCGACGAGGCCGACTCAGAGGGCGCAGCGGCGCCCTCGTTCGAGGCGCAGGAGCTGAGCGCGATCGCCGCGGTGACGGCGATGACGGCGGGCACGCCGAAACGCTTGAGGTTCACGTGATTCCCTTCCGGGGTTCTGATTGCAGGGTGTGGGCCGGGTGCCGACCCGCCTGCGACGCTAGGACTCGCGCCTTACGAGCTTCCGCCACGACGGTAAACGGGAGGTGAACGAGACTTGTCGGCTCCGGATGCCCCAGATGGGCGGTGGTTTCCGCGAGGACCGCCCGGGCGGCCGGCGTTCGCAGGGGGCCGTGACGGTGCGCGTCACGCCCTCGGCGCGTGCGTCTCGATCGCGATGAGGCCCGAGCCCGAGTTCGTGGCGCTCAGGTGCACGACGCTGAACGCGCCGGGCTCGAGCCCCGCCGCATCCGTCACGTAGGAGCCGAGCGGGGTGCCCGTCGCGAGGGCGATCTCTCGGATGATCTCGGGAAGCACGGGGCCGTGGCTGCAGAGCACCGCCGTCTTGCCCGCGCGGACGCGCTTGCCGACCACGCGGCGCACCTCGTCGTGGCCCGTCTCCCAGGCCTCCTGGCTGATGCCCTCTTCACGCTTGATCGTCATGCCCGTCGCGGCGGCGAGCGGCGCGACCGTCGTGATGCACCGCACCGCGGGCGAGGAGACGATCCGCTTCGGCGCCCATGCGGTGACGGTGTCGACCATCGCGGCGGCCTGCTGCACGCCGCGCTCGACGAGCGGTCGCGCGGCATCCGCGTCCTTCCAGCCGCTGCGCCCGACGGCCTTGCCGTGGCGCACGAGCAGGAGGGCGAACGTCGACGTCACGCCCTGGTCGACCAGCTTGGCGAAGTTCTCGAGGATCTCGACGTCGGGCTCGTAGCTGAGGTACGTGCGGGCGCGCTTGATGGTGACCCATTCGAGCGCGGCGATCTCGGCGTTCGGCTTGAAGGTCGAGCGCTGCACCGCCTTCTCGCTCACCTCGGCGGCCCAGTAGTGCACGATCTTCTCGCGGCCGCTGGGCAGCGGATACCGCGAGATGCCGAGCGGCACGCCGAGCGCGACCTCGAGGCCGGTCTCCTCGGCGATCTCGCGCACGGCGGTGCGGGGGAGCGACTCGCCCGGATCGACCTTGCCCTTCGGGATCGTGACGTCGCCGTACACCGTGCGGTGCACGACGAGCACGTGGATCCGCCCGTCGATGATCCGCCAGCAGACCGCGCCGGCGGCGTAGATCGCGGTCGTCAACGGCGCTTCCCCGTGCGGGTGCGCTGGCCCGTCCGCTGCATGAGCCGCGCCTGCATGTCGTCGAGCGGATGCCCCGCCTCGTCGACCGAGTGCCGGATCCACTCGCCCGAGCTGTCGAGCCACCACGAGCTGGTGCGCTCGTCCATCGCCTGGTCGAACTGCGACTCGATCTCGGCGAGGTGGTCGGGGTCGACGAGTCGCACGAGCGCCTCGACGCGACGGTCGAGGTTGCGATGCATCATGTCGGCCGACCCGATGTAGACCTGCGGGTCGCCGTCGTTGTGGAACGAGAACACCCGCGAATGCTCGAGGTAGCGGCCGAGGATCGAGCGCACCCGGATGTTCTCGCTCAGCCCCGGGATGCCCGGTCGCAGGCTGCAGATGCCGCGGACCCAGATGTCGACCGGCACGCCCGCGTTCGAGGCGCGGTACAGCGCGTCGATGATCGCCTCGTCGACGATCGAGTTCACCTTGATGCGGATGCGCGCCGGCCGGCCGGCCTCGGCGTTGCGCATCTCGCCCGCGATGAGCTTGAGCAGCCCCTTGCGCAGGTGCAGCGGGGCGACGAGCAGGCGCTTGAACTTCTTCTCGATGGCGTAGCCCGAGAGCTCGTTGAACAGGCGGGTGAGGTCCTTGCCGACCTGGTCGTCGGCCGTGAGCAGGCCGAGGTCCTCGTAGATGCGGCTCGTCTTCGGGTTGTAGTTGCCCGTGCCGATGTGGCTGTAGTGGCGCAGCCCGTCCTTCTCCTGGCGGATGACGAGCGCGAGCTTGCAGTGCGTCTTCAGGCCGACGAGGCCGTAGACCACGTGCACGCCGGCCTTCTCGAGCTTGCGCGCCCACGTGATGTTCGCCGCCTCGTCGAAGCGCGCCTTGATCTCGACGAGGGCGAGCACCTGCTTGCCCGACTCGGCCGCGTCGATGAGCGCCTCGACGATGGGGCTGTCGCCCGACGTGCGGTAGAGCGTCTGCTTGATGGCGAGCACGTCGGGATCGGCCGCGGCCTGCTCGAGGAACGCCACGACGCTCGTCGAGAACGACTCGTACGGGTGGTGCAGCAGCACGTCGCGACGGGAGACGGCCTTGAAGATGTCGGCATCGAGGTTCGGCTCGGTCGGCTGCAGCAGGGCGTTCGTCGTCGGCACGCGCGGCGGGTAGTGCAGGTCGGGGCGGTCGATCCGCGCGAGGTCGAACAGGCCGCCGAGGTCGAGCGGCGCGGGGAGCCGGTAGACCTCCTGGTCGGAGATGTCGAGCTCGCGCACGAGCAGGCCGAGCGTCACCTCGTCCATGTCGTCGGTGATCTCGAGGCGGATCGGCGGGCCGAAGCGACGCCGCAGGAGCTCCTTCTCGAGCGCCTTGATGAGGTTCTCGGTCTCGTCCTCCTCGATCTCGACGTCCTCGTTGCGGGTCACGCGGAACACGTGGTGCTCCACGATCTCCATGCCGGGGAAGAGGTCCTCGAGGTGGTTCGCGATGAGCTCCTCCAGGGCGATCCAGCGACCGTCCTCGATGGACTCGTCGGGGTCGACCTGCACGAAGCGCGGCAGCATCTGCGGCACCTTCACGCGGGCGAACTCCTGGCGGCCGCTGCGGCTGTTGCGCACGCGCACCGAGAGGTTGAGCGAGAGGCCGGAGATATAGGGGAACGGATGCGCCGGGTCGACCGCCAGCGGCATCAGCACGGGGAAGATCTGCCGGGAGAAGTACCCGTGCAGGTGCTCGCGCTCGCGCTCTCCGAGCTCGGCCCAGGTCACGATGCGGATGCCGGCCTCCGCGAGCGCCGGCTTCACGAGCTCCTGGTATGCCGCGGCGTGCCGCTCCTGCAGCTCGTGCGCCTTGCGCGAGATATCGCTCAGCACGTCGATCGGCGCGCGCCCGACGTTGGTGGGCACGGCGAGTCCCGTGTTGATGCGGCGCTTCAGGCCGGCGACCCGCACCATGAAGAACTCGTCGAGGTTCGACGCGAAGATCGCGAGGAAGTTGGCGCGCTCGAGCACGGGGAGGCGCGGGTCCTCGGCGAGCTCGAGCACGCGCTGGTTGAACGCGAGCCAGCTGAGCTCGCGGTCGAGGTACCGCTCGGCGGGCAGCTCGGGCGCGCCCTCGATGTCGAAGGGCTCGAAGTCGTCGTCGAAGTCGCTGGCGGTGCGGTCTTCGTCGAGGGCGGCGTCCGTCATCCCAACATCATGCCACTGGGCACGTCACCGGGGGTGAGGACCGTGTGAACGGCTCGTGACGCCGACGTCAGCGGGTGCTGACGGTCGTCGCTCCCTGGTCGTCCTCCTCGTGGACGTTGAATCGGTAGCCCACGTTGCGCACCGTGCCGATGAGGCTGTCGAGGTCGCCGAGCTTCGCACGCAGGCGCCGCACGTGCACGTCGACCGTGCGCGTGCCGCCGAAGTAGTCGTAGCCCCACACCTCGCTGAGCAGCTGCTCGCGGGTGAACACGCGCGAGGGATGCGCCGCGAGGAAGCGGAGCAGCTCGAACTCCTTGTAGGTGAGGTCGAGCGTGCGGCCGTGCACCTTGGCCGAGTAGCTCGCCTCGTCGATGACGACGCCGGAGGTCTGGATGCGCTCGGAGGGCTGGTTCGACTGCGCGCGGCCGAGGGCCAACCGGATGCGCGCGTCGACCTCGGCGGGGCCGGCGTCGACGAGCACGACGTCGTCGATGCCCCAGTCGGGCGTGACGGCCGTGAGCCCGCCCTCGGTGACGATGAGGAGGAGCGGGACGGAGAGTCCGGTGGTGCGCAGGATCTGCGAGAGCGCCTTCGCGCCGGCGAGGTTGGTGCGCGCGTCGAGGAGGACGAGATCGGATTCGGGCGCCCTGACCAGCTGCTCAGGCGATGCGGGGATGATCCGCACGCGGTGAGTCAGGAGTGACAGAGCCGGGAGAACGTCATCGTTGGCCGCCGGCGACAGGATCAGCAGCTGCGCCACGCACACCCTCCAGTAGTAAGGTGCGGTCAATACTACGTGACGCCGGACATCGGCTGTGCGAGGCGAACGGGGATTGCGATGCAGGCGGGTTCGGAGACGCGGGGCGGATGGCCCGGGATCGTGCTCGTGTGGATCATCGCGGCGGTCGGCTCGATCGTCGTCGTCTCGCTCGCGTACTCGGGCTCGGGGGCCTGGTTCGACGACCCCCGGTCGCTCGGCGTGTACGGCGCGCTCGGCATCGTCTTCGCGGCATCCGTGCTCGGCGCGCTCGTCGTGCAGCTGGCGACGCGACGACCGAGCGGCTACGTCACGCGGGCGAGCGCGAGCGTGGCCGGCGCGGCCGTGATCGTCGCCCTGGCCGCCCTCGCGGTGGCGCCGTCGGCCCTCGGGTGAGCGGGTAGACTCGGACCATGTCGCAGCTGCTCGCCCTCGAACTCCTCTTCATCGGCCTGCTCGGGTTGGCCAGCCTCGCGATCGCGTGGATCAGCGGCGTCGTCGTCTACAAGCTCTTCAAGGGGCAGCGCTGATCGCATGATCGAGCTTCCCGTCGACCTTCCGGCCGAGCTCGTCCCGCTCTCCTGGCTCATCGGGGTCTGGGAGGGTTCGGGCGTCATCGACTACAAGGTGGGCGACGAGTCGGTCACCCACGAGTTCGGGCAGCGCGTGAGCTTCAGCCACGACGGGCTGCCGCACCTCAACTACACGTCGTACACCTGGCTCTTCCCCGACGAGCCCGACGGCGACCCCAAGCCGCTCGCAACCGAGACCGGCTACTGGCGCATCGAGCGCGAGCTCGGCACGGGCGACGTCGGTCCCGGCCTGCTCCCCGCGGTGGGCGACCCCGAGTACCCCGACGCAGAGTCCGTCGAGACGCTCCGCAACGCCGACGGCGGCTTCGACCTCGAGGTGTCGCTCGTGCACCCCGGCGGCGTCGCCGAGCTCTACCTCGGCCAGGTGAAGGGCCCGCGCATCGACCTCGCCACCGACGCGGTGATGCGCACGGCGGGCGCCAAGGACTACGCCGCGGCGACGCGCCTCTACGGCCTCGTCGAGGGGCACCTGCTCTGGGCGTGGGACATGGCCGCGCTCGGCCAGGACCTGCGCACGCACGCCTCCGCGCGACTCGCGAAGGTCGACTGATGTCGGGCTCGCCGTTCCTGGCCCTCGACGGCGCGGTGCCCGCCGAGGGCATCGACGAGGGCGTGCCCGGCCACTACGGCAACCCGATCGTCGAGCAGCGACGGCTCGAGCGCGGCGAGGCGATCGTCGACGTCTCCGACCGCGGCGTCCTCACCGTCACGGGGCCCGACCGGCTGAGCTGGCTGCACTCCATGGCGAGCCAGGCGCTCGACCGCCTCGCGCCCGGCGCCTCCGCGGAGGCACTCTTCCTCGACGCGGCCGGCCACATCGAGCACGACGCCCACGTCGTCGACGACGGCGAGACCACCTGGCTCGTCGTCGAGGGGTCGGATGCCGCGCCGCTGGCCGCCTTCCTCGACCGCATGCGCTTCATGCTGCGGGTCGAGGTCGCCGACCGCTCGGCCGAGTTCGGCGTCGTCGCCGCGGCATCCGTCGCCGCGCTGGATGCCGCGTTGCCCGCGTCCGCCCCGAACGGCGTGCCCCTCGACTGGACCGACCCGTGGAGCGAGCCCGCGCCGACCGCCCACCGCTACGCGCCCGACGCCGGCCACCCGGCATCCGAGTGGCACTGGATCGAGCGGATCGTGCCGCGCGAGCAGCTGTCCGTCGCGGCCGACGCCGTGCGCGCGGGCCGAGTGCCCGTCGCCGGATCGCTCGCCGCCGAGGCGCTGCGCATCGCGGCGTGGCGCCCGCGGCTCGCGTCGGAGGTCGACGAGAAGACCATCCCGCACGAGCTCGACTGGCTGCGCAGCGCCGTCGACCTCGGCAAGGGCTGCTACAAGGGCCAGGAGACGGTGGCCAAGGTGCTGAACCTCGGGCGGCCGCCGCGCCGGCTCGTGCTGCTGCACCTCGACGGCAGCGACACGGTGCTGCCCGCGCGCGGCGACCTGGTCGTCGGCGAGAAGGCGCGCCCAGAGCCCGCCGAGGGCGAGGAGCCCGAGCGCCGGCCCGTCGGCCGCATCACGTCGAGCGCCATGCACCACGAGCTCGGCCCGGTGGCGCTCGCCGTGGTGAAGCGCGCCGTGCCCGCCGACCTGCCGCTCATCGTCGAGAGCCACGGCATCGACGTGGCCGCCGCGCAGGTCGAGATCGTGCCGGCCGACGCCAGTGCCGCGGTCGACGTGCCACGACTGCCCCGGCTCGGCGTCCGGAAGTGAGCGCCGCCGCCGGGCTCTCCGCGCGTCTCGCGGACGGGTCCCGGCGGCTCCGCGACTCGGTGCCCGCCATTCTGCAGGTCACGGTCACGGCGGTGGCGGCGTACGCCTTCGCCGTGTACGTGCTCGGCCACGACGAGCCGCTCATCGCCGCGATCGTCGCGATCACGGCGCTCGGCTTCGTGCGCGACGCCCGCCCGATCCGCGTGCTCGAGACGGTCGTCGCGATGACGCTCGGCATCGCGCTCGCCGAGGTGCTGCTGCTCGCCGCCAGCCCAGGACTGCTGCAGTACGGCGCCGCGCTCGCCCTGACACTCGCCGTCGCGCGGCTCGTCTCGGCGAACGCCGCGTTCGCCATCGCCGCCGCCGTGCAGTGCTCCCTCGTCATGCTCGTGCCGGCCCCCGCGGGCGGCCCGTTCGTGCGCACGCTCGACGCCGTGGTCGGCGGTGCGTTCGCGCTCGCGGCGACCGCGATCATCCCGCGCGACCCCCGCCGCACCGCGGTTCGCGACGGTCGACGCCTCATCGACGAGCACGTCGGCGTGCTGGGCGAGCTCGCCGACGCGCTCCGGGCAGGACGCACGGATGCCGCGGGCCGGGCGCTCTCCCGCGCCCGGGCCACGCAGCCCCTCGTGGAGTCGTGGACCGCGTCGGTCGACTCCGGACTCGCGATCGCGCGCGTGTCGCCCTTCGTGCGCCGGTCGCGGTTCGACCTCGAGCGGCTGCTCGTGATGTGCTCGGGCCTCGACCTCGCCACGCGGAACCTCCGCATCATCGCGCGGCGCATCGAGTGGGTGCTGCGCGACGGGCGCCCGCGGCCCGAGATCGCCGACGTGCACGCGCGCATCGCGACGGCCCTCGCCCTGCTCGCCGACTCGCTGCGCGACGTCTCGGCGCAGCCGGTCGCACGACAGGCCTTCTCCGAGATCGCCCGGCACCTCGACCCGGCCGCGATCCTGCCCGACGGCCCGGTCGGCGACCGGAACACGATCACGGCGCTGCGGCCCTACCTCGTCGACCTGCTCACCGCCACGGGGCTCGAGCTCGACGCGGCACGATCGCTGCTGCCGGCGGACTGAGCACGCGGCATCCGTCAGCCCGGCGCGACCGCCTCCCACGGCAGCGTGAGCTCGCCGAGGCGGGTGCGCCTCGGGCCGCCGATGACGTGCCAGCCCTCGTGCCGGAGCGTCGCGACCGCGGCGATCCACCGCTGGGACGGGCCGTAGACCGACATCGGCGCATGGATGCGCCAGGCGAGGTCGAACGCGGTGAGGAGTTCGTGGATGCGCTCGCCGGGCACGTTCCGGTGGATGAGCGCCTTCGGCAGGCGCTCCGCGACGATCGACGGCGCCTCGAGGCCCGAGCGGCGCAGGCTGATGGTGAAGGTGCGCGGGCCCGCCGCCGTGACCCCGACCCAGCTCGCGACGCGGCCGAGCTCGTCGCACGTGCCCTCGACGAGCAGGCCGCCGGGCGCCAGTCGCTCGGCCATGCGCCGCCACGCGTCGGCGACCTGCGTCTCGTCGTACTGGCGCAGCACGTTGAAGGCCCGGATGACCGCGGGCCGGCGGCCGCCCGGCGTCGGGACCTCGAACCCGCCGAGCCCGAACGCGACCGGCAGGTCGGCCGGGAAGTGGCCGTCGCCTGCGCGGGTGCGCTCGAGCTGCTCGCGCGCGGCGCGCACGCGCTCGGGATCGATCTCGAGCCCGAGCACCTCGACGTCGGGACGCGTCCTCGTGAGCCGCGCGGCGAGCTCGAACGTCGTGACGCCGCTCGCGCCGTACCCGAGGTCGACCACGAACGGGTCGGCGGCGTGACGGAGCGCGGCCTGCTCGCCGATCCATCGGTCCACGCGGCGCAGGCGGTTGGTGTTCGTCGTGCCGCGGGTGATCGATCCGACGGGCATGACCTCAAGTCTCGCAGCACCGCGGCGGCCTCCCGCGCCCGCG is a genomic window containing:
- a CDS encoding phosphate ABC transporter substrate-binding protein PstS is translated as MNLKRFGVPAVIAVTAAIALSSCASNEGAAAPSESASSLSGNLVGAGASSQDAAQQAWIAAFQTANPDVTIDYDPSGSGAGRETFLEGASDFAGSDRAFNDEEIGAGGFAKCAPDTDIVELPVYISPIAVIFNVEGVDTLDLDAATVAGIFAGTITQWNDPAIADQNPDATLPDQAITPVHRSDDSGTTENFTDYLSATAPDVWTFEPDGVWPLESGEGAQGTSGVVDAVTNGTGTIGYADASRAGDLGTVSIKVGDEYVAYSPEAAAAVVDASPLAEGRSEGDLAIEVDHATEEAGVYPIILVSYLIGCQEYAESENVELVKSYFSYVASPEGQDDAAEAAGSAPISDSLREQIVAAIDSIQ
- a CDS encoding NUDIX hydrolase codes for the protein MTTAIYAAGAVCWRIIDGRIHVLVVHRTVYGDVTIPKGKVDPGESLPRTAVREIAEETGLEVALGVPLGISRYPLPSGREKIVHYWAAEVSEKAVQRSTFKPNAEIAALEWVTIKRARTYLSYEPDVEILENFAKLVDQGVTSTFALLLVRHGKAVGRSGWKDADAARPLVERGVQQAAAMVDTVTAWAPKRIVSSPAVRCITTVAPLAAATGMTIKREEGISQEAWETGHDEVRRVVGKRVRAGKTAVLCSHGPVLPEIIREIALATGTPLGSYVTDAAGLEPGAFSVVHLSATNSGSGLIAIETHAPRA
- a CDS encoding RNA degradosome polyphosphate kinase translates to MTDAALDEDRTASDFDDDFEPFDIEGAPELPAERYLDRELSWLAFNQRVLELAEDPRLPVLERANFLAIFASNLDEFFMVRVAGLKRRINTGLAVPTNVGRAPIDVLSDISRKAHELQERHAAAYQELVKPALAEAGIRIVTWAELGEREREHLHGYFSRQIFPVLMPLAVDPAHPFPYISGLSLNLSVRVRNSRSGRQEFARVKVPQMLPRFVQVDPDESIEDGRWIALEELIANHLEDLFPGMEIVEHHVFRVTRNEDVEIEEDETENLIKALEKELLRRRFGPPIRLEITDDMDEVTLGLLVRELDISDQEVYRLPAPLDLGGLFDLARIDRPDLHYPPRVPTTNALLQPTEPNLDADIFKAVSRRDVLLHHPYESFSTSVVAFLEQAAADPDVLAIKQTLYRTSGDSPIVEALIDAAESGKQVLALVEIKARFDEAANITWARKLEKAGVHVVYGLVGLKTHCKLALVIRQEKDGLRHYSHIGTGNYNPKTSRIYEDLGLLTADDQVGKDLTRLFNELSGYAIEKKFKRLLVAPLHLRKGLLKLIAGEMRNAEAGRPARIRIKVNSIVDEAIIDALYRASNAGVPVDIWVRGICSLRPGIPGLSENIRVRSILGRYLEHSRVFSFHNDGDPQVYIGSADMMHRNLDRRVEALVRLVDPDHLAEIESQFDQAMDERTSSWWLDSSGEWIRHSVDEAGHPLDDMQARLMQRTGQRTRTGKRR
- a CDS encoding response regulator transcription factor — its product is MAQLLILSPAANDDVLPALSLLTHRVRIIPASPEQLVRAPESDLVLLDARTNLAGAKALSQILRTTGLSVPLLLIVTEGGLTAVTPDWGIDDVVLVDAGPAEVDARIRLALGRAQSNQPSERIQTSGVVIDEASYSAKVHGRTLDLTYKEFELLRFLAAHPSRVFTREQLLSEVWGYDYFGGTRTVDVHVRRLRAKLGDLDSLIGTVRNVGYRFNVHEEDDQGATTVSTR
- a CDS encoding FABP family protein codes for the protein MIELPVDLPAELVPLSWLIGVWEGSGVIDYKVGDESVTHEFGQRVSFSHDGLPHLNYTSYTWLFPDEPDGDPKPLATETGYWRIERELGTGDVGPGLLPAVGDPEYPDAESVETLRNADGGFDLEVSLVHPGGVAELYLGQVKGPRIDLATDAVMRTAGAKDYAAATRLYGLVEGHLLWAWDMAALGQDLRTHASARLAKVD
- a CDS encoding YgfZ/GcvT domain-containing protein is translated as MSGSPFLALDGAVPAEGIDEGVPGHYGNPIVEQRRLERGEAIVDVSDRGVLTVTGPDRLSWLHSMASQALDRLAPGASAEALFLDAAGHIEHDAHVVDDGETTWLVVEGSDAAPLAAFLDRMRFMLRVEVADRSAEFGVVAAASVAALDAALPASAPNGVPLDWTDPWSEPAPTAHRYAPDAGHPASEWHWIERIVPREQLSVAADAVRAGRVPVAGSLAAEALRIAAWRPRLASEVDEKTIPHELDWLRSAVDLGKGCYKGQETVAKVLNLGRPPRRLVLLHLDGSDTVLPARGDLVVGEKARPEPAEGEEPERRPVGRITSSAMHHELGPVALAVVKRAVPADLPLIVESHGIDVAAAQVEIVPADASAAVDVPRLPRLGVRK
- a CDS encoding FUSC family protein; the protein is MPAILQVTVTAVAAYAFAVYVLGHDEPLIAAIVAITALGFVRDARPIRVLETVVAMTLGIALAEVLLLAASPGLLQYGAALALTLAVARLVSANAAFAIAAAVQCSLVMLVPAPAGGPFVRTLDAVVGGAFALAATAIIPRDPRRTAVRDGRRLIDEHVGVLGELADALRAGRTDAAGRALSRARATQPLVESWTASVDSGLAIARVSPFVRRSRFDLERLLVMCSGLDLATRNLRIIARRIEWVLRDGRPRPEIADVHARIATALALLADSLRDVSAQPVARQAFSEIARHLDPAAILPDGPVGDRNTITALRPYLVDLLTATGLELDAARSLLPAD
- a CDS encoding class I SAM-dependent methyltransferase; this translates as MPVGSITRGTTNTNRLRRVDRWIGEQAALRHAADPFVVDLGYGASGVTTFELAARLTRTRPDVEVLGLEIDPERVRAAREQLERTRAGDGHFPADLPVAFGLGGFEVPTPGGRRPAVIRAFNVLRQYDETQVADAWRRMAERLAPGGLLVEGTCDELGRVASWVGVTAAGPRTFTISLRRSGLEAPSIVAERLPKALIHRNVPGERIHELLTAFDLAWRIHAPMSVYGPSQRWIAAVATLRHEGWHVIGGPRRTRLGELTLPWEAVAPG